One genomic window of Gemmatimonadota bacterium includes the following:
- the rraA gene encoding ribonuclease E activity regulator RraA, with the protein MAFKTTDLCDEHETDPALQVAEPIFNDYGGVTAFCGPIATVKVHEDNVLVREILETPGEGRVLVVDGEGSTWCALLGDMVAEIASDNGWSGIVINGGVRDVSELAQIEIGVKARFAVPRRSRKEGKGRQDTPLAFAGVAFLPGDYLYADEDGILIATRDLLDAQA; encoded by the coding sequence ATGGCTTTCAAGACTACTGATTTGTGCGATGAGCACGAAACTGATCCAGCACTTCAAGTTGCCGAGCCGATATTCAACGACTATGGCGGTGTTACGGCATTTTGCGGTCCAATTGCCACGGTCAAAGTTCACGAAGACAATGTGCTGGTGCGCGAGATACTCGAAACCCCAGGCGAGGGGCGCGTTCTCGTCGTCGATGGCGAGGGTTCGACATGGTGTGCGCTTTTGGGGGATATGGTCGCTGAAATCGCCAGTGACAATGGCTGGTCGGGGATTGTCATAAATGGCGGTGTGCGCGATGTGTCTGAACTTGCACAAATTGAAATAGGTGTCAAGGCGCGCTTTGCTGTGCCGCGCCGCAGCCGAAAAGAAGGCAAGGGCCGCCAGGATACGCCTCTTGCTTTTGCTGGTGTCGCCTTTCTTCCAGGCGATTATCTCTACGCCGATGAAGACGGCATTTTGATTGCTACGAGAGATTTGTTAGACGCGCAGGCTTGA
- a CDS encoding sulfatase-like hydrolase/transferase, with amino-acid sequence MPQTDRPNILFIMDDQHRFDYMGCAGADFVRTPNIDRLAKQGVHFTQCTTNCPVCAPSRIALASGMQPSRLGCVGNNCFLPRSQPTYYQQLRDYNYYVGCVGKLDLAKPDGYNGRDGDRPATYMWGFTHPVECEGKMHAGHSKTPQGPYNHFLEERGLLGAFVDDYTRRSKEGYHASCHDSVLPTEAFEDVYIGQRSVEWIENIPGDFPWHLFVSFVGPHDPFDPPAEYGEKYRDAEMPPATPANLPGKPAYLKDRIKDMTPEKIAETRRQYCAAIEVIDDQIGEMLAAVERRGMTDNTYVIFSSDHGEMLGDHGLYTKSVPYEASVHVPLIVAGPGIEGGRVSDALVELIDINPTICDLAGVPPLSDIDARSVGAVLRGEAEEHRTETVSGIQNFRCIRTREYKLVENYNDVTELYDLIADPGEEHNIAEQEPEVRRELSRRLSARYLEGTWYR; translated from the coding sequence ATGCCGCAGACAGATCGACCCAATATTCTCTTTATTATGGATGACCAGCATCGTTTTGATTACATGGGCTGTGCAGGTGCTGATTTTGTTCGCACACCCAATATTGACCGTCTGGCAAAGCAGGGGGTGCATTTTACCCAATGCACGACAAATTGCCCGGTTTGCGCGCCTTCGCGCATTGCACTGGCTTCTGGCATGCAGCCCTCGCGCCTCGGTTGCGTTGGAAACAATTGCTTCTTGCCTCGCAGCCAACCGACTTATTACCAGCAGTTGCGCGATTACAATTATTACGTGGGTTGTGTGGGCAAGCTCGATCTGGCCAAACCCGACGGGTATAATGGGCGCGATGGCGACAGGCCCGCTACGTATATGTGGGGCTTTACACATCCGGTTGAATGCGAGGGTAAGATGCACGCTGGGCATTCCAAAACACCACAGGGCCCTTATAACCACTTTTTGGAAGAAAGAGGATTGCTCGGTGCTTTTGTCGATGATTATACCCGTCGCTCCAAAGAGGGTTATCACGCTTCCTGTCACGATTCGGTCTTGCCTACCGAAGCGTTTGAGGATGTGTATATTGGGCAGCGATCTGTCGAGTGGATTGAGAATATTCCGGGGGATTTTCCCTGGCATTTATTTGTGAGCTTTGTAGGCCCCCACGATCCTTTTGATCCGCCAGCCGAATACGGGGAGAAGTACCGCGATGCAGAGATGCCACCCGCCACGCCTGCAAATTTGCCGGGTAAGCCCGCTTACTTGAAAGATCGCATCAAAGACATGACCCCGGAAAAAATCGCAGAGACCCGACGGCAATATTGCGCGGCAATTGAAGTTATTGACGATCAGATCGGCGAGATGCTCGCGGCTGTGGAACGGCGGGGTATGACCGATAATACGTATGTTATCTTTTCCAGTGACCACGGAGAAATGCTGGGCGATCACGGTTTGTACACTAAAAGTGTGCCTTACGAAGCATCGGTACATGTTCCGCTCATTGTTGCGGGTCCCGGCATTGAAGGCGGTCGCGTCTCAGATGCTCTCGTTGAACTCATTGACATAAATCCAACGATATGTGATCTTGCTGGCGTGCCTCCGCTTTCGGATATCGATGCGCGATCAGTTGGCGCAGTGCTTCGCGGAGAGGCAGAGGAACACCGCACGGAAACCGTGAGTGGCATACAAAATTTCAGGTGTATCCGTACGCGGGAGTACAAATTGGTGGAGAACTACAACGATGTTACGGAACTCTACGATTTGATTGCAGATCCTGGTGAAGAACACAATATTGCCGAACAGGAGCCAGAGGTACGGCGCGAATTGTCTCGCCGTCTCTCAGCGCGTTATTTAGAAGGCACATGGTATCGGTAG